In the Synechococcus sp. MU1643 genome, GGCCTGGAGTCCCTGTCGGATGGTTGCCTCCAGTCCTGGAGAGCGCTGGGTGTTGACCTGGAATCAGCAGCGCGTCGAATTTGTCCATGACGGCAGTGGTCAGATGATGATGCGGGTTGGTCAGGCTGAAGACTGGCTCGAGGTGCAGCCCTTCTGGACGGTGGATCACAGCCTCTGCTGGGGTTCGGTTTGTGCCATGGGTGTTATCCCGCTGGAGTGAAAGCGGGGTGATAGATCTGAATTGAGGGCAGATTCCCCATGGCAGTTTTTTCTCTCCTTTGTTCCAGCTGTGGAACACCCGTTGAGATCCCGGGTCGTTACGGCTTCAAGTTGAAGAGTGCAGGGGTCACCAACACGGTGTGCACCCAATGCCGGCAGGGGGCATTCCTGGCGTCACGACGCGACAACATCTCAGGCCAGATCGCTCTTGGGCCCAGTCCTGGGCGTCGACGCTTGATTCCCCTGGTCGCTGCTGTGGCAGCCTCGGCCCTGTTGATCGCCGGTGTCGTTTGGCGTTCTGCCGTGCCGACGGCTCAGGAGGCTTTACCAGTTAGTGAATCTCCCTCCAGGTAGAGCGTCCGGCTCGGGAAGGCAAAATCGACGCCTTCTTCTGCAAAGGCCTCCATGATTCCGAGGTTTATTGCTTGCTGTTCGTTCAAAGCGACCGTGAAATCGCGGGTGTCGATGTAATAAACCAGTTCAAAATTCAAGCTGGAATCAGCGAATTCGGTGAAGTGGCAGCGGTTGAAGGTGCTGTGCTCCTTAGCATCGATGATGGTTTGAATAATCGTTGGTATCGCCTTCATCTGCTCGGCTGATGTGCTGTAGGTGACGCCAATCGAATAGATCATCCGGCGTTGTGCCATTTCGGCGAAGTTGAGGATGGTGGAGCCTGTAAGGGATGAGTTGCTCATCACCACTTGTTCACCGCGCAGGCTGCGCAGATGGGTGGAGCGAACACCGATGCGTTCCACCGTTGCCGAAGTTGAGCCCACTGTGATGAATTGCCCAACGGTGAAGGGCTTGTCCAGAAGAATCATCAGATAAGCGAACAATTCCTGGGCAGGTTCTTTCAGGGCCAAGCCGATGCCGATGCCGCCGGCGCTGAGCAAACCCCAGATCACCGTCATCTTCACGCCCAGGCTCTGCAGCAGCACCAAGGAGCCGATAGCCCACACCACGGTTCTCAGCAGCGGGAGCAGGCTTTGGAGGAGTTGTTGAAGATCATCTGCGCCTGCACGGCGTGCCAATCCGAAAAGGAATCGAGCTCCGATTCGGTTAACCAACCGAATCAGAATGACCGTGCCAACAATCCGTAGCGATGTGTTGTAGGCCCTTTCGATGTTGTTGGGCAAGCCCAAATCATCCTGCGCAAGGATCAGGGTGACCACCAAACCTAAAGGCACCACCGAAGCGGCGAAGGCGTTGAGCACAAAGTCGTCGAAGTCGGTTTTGCTCCGCTTCGTGAACCGAGGAAAAACCGTCCTACATAGGAAGACCAGGGTCAGGGTGATGGCTGA is a window encoding:
- a CDS encoding Tat pathway signal protein, which encodes MAVFSLLCSSCGTPVEIPGRYGFKLKSAGVTNTVCTQCRQGAFLASRRDNISGQIALGPSPGRRRLIPLVAAVAASALLIAGVVWRSAVPTAQEALPVSESPSR
- a CDS encoding mechanosensitive ion channel family protein, giving the protein MDPTGFLTTLLIGSAITLTLVFLCRTVFPRFTKRSKTDFDDFVLNAFAASVVPLGLVVTLILAQDDLGLPNNIERAYNTSLRIVGTVILIRLVNRIGARFLFGLARRAGADDLQQLLQSLLPLLRTVVWAIGSLVLLQSLGVKMTVIWGLLSAGGIGIGLALKEPAQELFAYLMILLDKPFTVGQFITVGSTSATVERIGVRSTHLRSLRGEQVVMSNSSLTGSTILNFAEMAQRRMIYSIGVTYSTSAEQMKAIPTIIQTIIDAKEHSTFNRCHFTEFADSSLNFELVYYIDTRDFTVALNEQQAINLGIMEAFAEEGVDFAFPSRTLYLEGDSLTGKAS